The region TTGTGTATTtcttaacaaatatttgaataaataattttcttattttattttcagaGGTTTGtatgatataaatatcaaCCAAAAGCAGCAAATATGTCCACAAgtaagtatattttataataatcattTATAGAAACTAAACAAGAATCATCATCAATGGAAGTAGATAACAGGGATAGCCCATCAGGACCATTGTCAATACTGGAGGAATGTGTTAGAGAAAACTGTCAAGTTTTAATCAATTGCAGAAATAATCGCAAAATTTTAGCAAGGGTATGTAATAAGAATGTATAATAGATATGGAAAGAGATAAAAGAACCATACGTAATTATAATAAGCagtaaataaagataaagtATAGGTTAAAGCGTTTGATAGACATTTCAATATGATTTTGACGGATGTACGAGAGATGTGGACAGTTAAATCGAAGGGGaataagaagaaaatggAAACGAAAGATAGGTTTATCACGAGACTGTTCCTGAGAGGAGATTCAGTGAtagttgttttaaaaaacccaaaataaattaaaggaaaattaattttaatttttatacacatatatgtCAAAAATTTGGATTAAATTGGTGTGTATTAGTTACACTTGAGTTTATTCCTACCCTATACACCTTTTAGAAatatttagaaaaaatgatgtaaaattatgattaagttgtgtaatatatattaaagtgtaaaatagtaatcTAATTAAAGAGTTGTAGTATAGTATAATGAATTTTAGTTGAAATAAGAGACCGTAGAATGACAAACCTTCGTCATTTAGTATTCTTAGAAAAGAAACTAGTATCGATAGAAAACAGAGGTGAGaatgaagaaaaataaaaaataaaaaagtaaactgataaaaatgtgtagacgGAAAGAGCTTGAACATAACGAACATAGTGGACGTCGTAGGAGACGAGCTGTTCCTGTTCCTGCTGGAATCCACAGGAGTGGTGTGGATATGCTATAAGCCGTGGGTCAAGTTCGACGAAACGACGCACCTGAGATTTGTGAGCTTTAAATCGTTCGAGTTTGAAGCAACAAACATATTCTACTGTCCACTAAAGCACATACTGATAGTAATAGGGTAGGTTTAATAGTAAAGAGTAATGGTTCATGGTAAATAAGCAAGTAAATAGagaaatatttaaactgtCTGGTTGAGCTAAAAGGAAAGTTGGAGTATACGTGTGCACCAGTGCGATAACAAGGGGTACTAAATTAACGTGTAGGCGAGAACAGGAGTACGACTCAATGCTGAAGTTTAACACCTACGACCTGCTGACGCTGATGAACAACTACGACCAGGAGCCGCAGATGATACAGTCGACGCCGCTGTTCCCGAACCTGAACGAGTTTAAGCCGGAAAGCAACATCAACATCGCAATCTCGGAGTGCTGCTCAATCGTGGCAATCTCGACGGAGAGCAGAGGAATATACTTCTACAAAAACTACGTAATACCCTCAGACGATAATAAGTTGTACATCATACCGTACCAGAAGCTGTTTAGAGAAAAGGCAGCAATTAACGCAAGCATGAGACCTGGTAGTTCAATGAGTGTGCCGACAATGACAAATAAAACAGGCGTAGGAGGAGGAAGTAGTACGTCAGTGGGAAACAACGCAAAGAGAGAAGAGGAAAGTAGAGAGTATAAAGTGGAGGTGAAGAAGATACACCTGTACATAGTAGAAGGAGCGTATTACCTGATAGTAGTGACGGAGTACGAGCTGGTCTCATATAACCTGACCGAAAACTGCCTGGTCTTCAAGGAGACTTCGGAAGTTAAGCTGGAAGTGTCATGTAAGCTGAAGAGTAACAAGTTCGCAGTGTACAAAGGGAACAAAATACAGATATACGACGTGGTTAAGGGGCTGATTAAGCAGATAAGCACGAGTGGAAGCACGGTGGTGGAACAGGCAGAGTCGCCGACGAACACATACGGACTTAACACGAGTAACAGAATTAACTcgaacaacaacaacaacatcaagCTGTACAGCTTCAACGAGTACATCATAAACTGCAACGTGGATAACATATTcgacaacaataacatcaTACTGATCAACGTGTACTCGTACCTGCTGGACATAACATTCATAGCCTACAGCTACTACATACCGAGGCTGGTGTACATAGTGCAGTCGATGAATAACCTGTACCTGTTCACGACGAACACGAACGCAGGGACGAACAAAGACGTGCTTAACGCAGGAATCAGCGCAACCAGCAACATACTGATCTTTGAGCTTAAGAACAAGAACATCTACGAAAGAATAGAGATCCTGATCAAAAAGAGGCTCTTCAAGTGGGCGATTAAACTGGCGGAGTTTGAAAAGAGGCCTCTGAACGAAGTGGAGGAGATATACAAGATATACGCAGACTGGCTGTACACGAAAAACAGATACAACGAGTCGATACAGTGCTACTGCAGGAGCGGAAGCGCAGTGGAGCCGTGCTACGTGATACAGAAGTTCCTGATACTCAACTCGAAGGTGTACCTCTACAAGTACCTCTACTACCTGCACATGaacaacaaggacaacTACATACTGACGATACTGCTGATACAGCTGCTCTACAACATAAACAGCACAGTTAGCATTAATGGTAGTGGCAATAGCATTGTAGCTGGCAATAGTAATAACAGTAGTGGCAATAACACTAGTGGTGGCGGTAGAAGCAGTAACAACATAGATGACATtggtggtagtagtaatggCGATGTAAACAGTGAGTCGCAAGGAGTGTTGAGTGGTGGGAGTAAGCAGCAAGGTACGGGAACACGGAGTAGCGCAATAGGCGAGAACACTGTGAGTGATGAGGAAGATGGGTTGTTGGACGACGGAGAGTTGGGAATAGTGAGCGACGAGGACATAGACTACAAAAAGGAGCTCTATAAATTCCTGAGTAAGTTCGGaaacacacataaaaaGAGTATCAAAGAAGCGATCGTGGAGTGCAGAAACACAAACAAGTATGAATTCGCAAGCCTGATAGCAAGCTACCAGAACGACACGCAGGAGTTGCTGAACATACTGCTGGAAGACCTGCAGGACTTTAGAAGCGCAtacgagctgctgaagaaggtggagaGGAAGGTGCAGTACCAAGCAATACTGCGGCATCATAAAATACTGCTCAAACACGACATAGACCAGCTGTTGGATCTAATATGTCAAATATTCAACGCAGAGAGTGGCGTGGGAGTGGGCACTAGCATCGGTAGCAGAGGAGTGCAAGTGAATAGCGTAGGAGGCAACGTCGGCACCAGAAAAGGACTGGGAGCATCAATTGGTGCCATTGGAGTCAACAATAGAGGATTGGGAGGAGTGGCAGACGGACTaggaggaggaagtaaCGCAGCGGTGGGAAGTGCAACCAGCAGAGGCATGGCAGGGACATTGGTAAGCGGCACCAGCATGTTTGGAGGGACGAGCGTCGCTGGAGGAAATACGAGTTTGGGCGCCGACACAGTAATGTCATCAAGCAGCGTGAGCGGAGCAAGCGCAGAGGACGTGGAGGAGGTGGAGTGCGAAATCAAGCTAGACAGGATCATCAACACGTTCATACTGGAAAACGAGTTCCTGAAGAGGCTTCTGGAGATATTCGACAACAAGAACGactcgctgctgctgtacaCAATAAGGCTGAATCTGCTACTACAGCAATACTACAACTTGACACACTCGAATGGTAGCGGTGGTAGTACCGTTGTAAGTAACTCTAATGCCAATGGTAGTACTAATTCTAACAGTACTAATTCTAACAGTACTAATTCTAACAGTACTAATGCTGATGTCAATGGTAACAGTGCTAATTGTACCACCAATAGCAACAGCACCAATGGTGATGCCATGATCAACACTGGTGTCAGCAATACAAACGGCACAATGAGTAGTAATGGCAACAACAATATCAGTTCGAACAATGAGGATGAATTGCTGAAAATAGAGGATAATATActtaagctgctgaacctgaacaacgTGAGTAGCCAAAACGAGCTGATAAGCCTGCTGCTGTGCCTGCTCTACAACTATAAGAGAGGCTCGATCATCATGAGCATAAAAATGGGATACTATAACTTGCCCTTGATACTGCTGGATAACCAGAACGATAACATAAACCTGCTGGAGTACGTGTTCAACTACGGGTACAATGAGCCGATATTATACGTAAACATGCTCAAGTTACTGCTAAAGTAAGAAATAGTAAACGGACATGAATAGTTAGTTATGATGCAGTAACCACGGATAGTATAGCTGGATATTAGGTGACTAGGTCTATCCACTTGACATAGATAAAGTGTAGAATAACATCAATTTAGGCACAACAACTACATTATCataaagaagctgctgtacAATATACAAAACTATAAGATGCTCAAGTACCAAAACATAATTAACATATTCAACAACCACGAAGACATACAGTTCCAATACGTGCACGTAAGTTGATGGAAGCAGTAGCACAAATAGTAGTCATAGAATTAGAAATAGCAGTAGAATTCGTACTAGTAATGTTAgcagtaatagtagcatTGGTAGCAGTGTTGGAACTATTATGGTACTAGTGGTGTTTGAATGTGATTAATGTGATTGTAGGACTACATCAAGAACGAGTTTAAGAAAATCAACGACGTGATCAAGGAGTACAACAACGACATTAAGCAGGACAGAGTGGAATACATGAACATGAAGAAAAACCTGGTCaacctgaacaacaactacatcatcatcaacaacatcaactgTTCATCGTGCGGACTGCACCTGGAGTACCCGTCGATACACTTCTACTGCAAACACTCGTACCACATATACTGCATAGGCCAGGATAACACGTGCCCAAAATGTACATACAATTTACCAGTAAGTCAATGTGTGCTGAGAGTAGATAGATAGGTGGAAGATTAAGTGAGAAAACAGTAGCTATGAGTAGTGTGTAATAATATGGTAGTTAGTTAGAGATACGTGGtgaaatgataaaaataaaaagtaaaagtaaattaaaagaggaaaaataaatgttggAATAGGACAAAAACGACAACGAGGATAATTTCTTTAAATTCCTGGCAGGTTCAAACGACCCGTTTAATTACATATCGGAGcagtttaataaatttttaaacatttactgagtaatttaataaaattttaaaaggtatattaaaaaatattggaaTTAGTAGATTAACAAAAGGTGCAAAAAAGCTAAAGTTAAAATGCATGGGGGAGAGATTCCAAAGTAAAGTGAAACAGAGGAAGCGGAGgggaaaaaaataaaatgtggCATACAAGGATTAGGCTCCGGAAAAGCATAAGGATAGAAGACGAGAAGCTTATCCAGAAACCAAGAGGGTACGCCTTCAGAAAAGCAATACAAGATAAGCACGGATTggccttcttcttcatagGAATGTCCACGAACCTGAACCTGGACACGAGTCTGTTGACGCAGAAGGTGTTCGACGTGGAAAATTTCGCAAACATCACACTGTTCATGTATTTCGGAGTGCTTGTGTCCGTGGTTTTCCTATACCTATTCCTGATAGACCCGCGCTTCTACCAGCTGATAGTGTCATTGTGGCTACTAGTATTATCGAGAGTGTTCCACCTAATTCTGGCAATATTCGCCTCCGGAAAAACAGGAAGGAACTTGTTTTTAGTGTTTTATACAGTAAACGGATTTTTGAGAGGAGTGATTTCTTTAACAAGTAAGAAATTCCATATAAATTCCCTAGTTAGGCCAGATAGTCAGATATAAACGAGTTTTTAGTGCAATAGTTAACTAACAAGTGTTTTGTTAAGTACATGAATAAAAGCCAGCGAATGGAGCTAGTAGTAATTTAGAGTTTAGTAGGCGaccatataaattaaattacagGCAATCACGTTATATCgcaatattttttaaataagtCGTATCTGCATCTGATCGACGGAGGAGTTATGTTCTCAATTCTGGTGTCACTGTTGCAACTGGCCTGCGACGAGGTGATAGGGTCCGACACGATGAAAAACGCAAGGAAGTCGCTGATCGTGGCGCAGATTTTATACCTGTCGATCACAGTCATCGGGTGCATCTGGATAACGGTGGTGTACTCGATCCACAGCGTGGAGGACCCGGAGTCGCCCAAGATCTACGGAATTGAGAAGACGCAGGTCGCAATCAATAAGTTCAAGTACAGCAGGTTCTACCTCTCGAAGCTGATGGTGGTGATCCTGGCGTCGGTGATCCGCGTGTCATTCCACCCTGTGCTTATCCCGTTCACCATGGACATCAAGCACATGTACAAGCTCCTGGGCTCGATCATGTTCACGGTCTTCGAGTTCGTCGGAAGACTTATGTCATTCCAGGTCGACGAGTACATAGACCCGAACAAGAAGAGCCCGAACATCGACCATGACACGTTCCTCGTGCTGCTGGACGTGCCGAAGTACCTGCTGTTCGTGATGCAGTTATCGGCCTGCGGAGTCGCACTCTACTCTACCTGGAAGCAGAGGCTGGGCATAAGCAAGAACCCGGTCATCATCTGCCTCCTGGCGCTGTCCTCGGGCTTCATCGTGGGTTTCACGAGCAACTGCGCGTTCGAGGGCGCGCAGTCGTCGCTGGAGTACTATTCGCACCTGAAAGGGAGGAGGAACCCGAGAGTGCGGGGCGAAGACTCGAATCCGCCGGGCAACATCATCACCGCCGACGTCGCAATGGACACGTCGAACGCCAACGACATCCTGACCCTGTTCAACTACGTGTCCTACGTCGCGGGCTCCATCATATCCTACGTGGCCTACAAGATCATCAAGGCGCACAAGGAGAGCCCGTGGTTCATAATTAAGTCGCGCGGGGACAGCCTGGACGTCCACGCAGTGAACTCGCTGGCGCAGAAGCTCAAGTTAGCGTAGCGTCAATGTGCTAAGACCCATTACGCGCTAGAAGTGTTACTATGCATACTGGTGTATCGCATACGTGTGTGCATGATCTTAAATAGCGTCGAAGAAGTTGACTTCCTCGTTCCCTAACAACTTTTCAACCTCAGATGTGTCCATTAGGTGAATGTACTCGAAGTTCACGAGAAACGCTAAACCAGTGTATTCAAATACGACGGGTACCTAGTAGCGTCTGAGTGCTGTTAATGGCAATGGAGTCGGTCGACTTAACGTCATTCGAGCCCTTGAAGTCCCTCAACTTGCCTATATAACGCGTTCAGCCATCGTACTAATTGTGTGTGTGCATAACTGTTGTATCCTTGCCCTTGTACTGACCTATTACTCTGTTTGGGAGCACTTCCACCACGTAAACCTCGCCGTCATCGCCACAAGTGCACACCACATCCTCATTAAGTTTAACCTAGGTGCCTCAATAAATACATTGTGTGTACGCAACTAACAATTTTGTTCACCGTATCCTTGTTCACCGGGATAATATCGTTGAAATCGCCCCAATAGCCGTATGAAAAAAGACATATTGAGCCAGTGGCGCTACCACAGAGCACCTTTTTACCTTCCTATGCAATATTATTAGATGGAGCCATTAATTAAGTATCCACTGCAATAATCGAATTTGGAAACTGGTAACATCTTAACTTTTAATACCTTCACCAGTGACATTGTCAGAAACTCGTGTTCTGTATTGTCTGAAATCGCcttcattttatacttcTTGGCGTCGAAGCATCCGATTTGATCTCCGCTACATCACCTCATGATCACACTCATACCACCTTACGACGTCACTAGAAACTCGTTATCCTTTACTAACAAGTCTACAGTGATGTATGTGTGCGTTAacgtaaatgtgtatacttatatatcaatgtatatttatccatatatatttactcacacatatgtttatatagcCAGTAACTATGCCAATACACATTGTATCTATGCACAATATGGTAATTCACACTGATAGCAAGTGGACACTGCCATTGCAATCACTTACCTGTTATACAATCTTCAAACTCCTTTATTATCGACACTGCCTTACTCTTTATTCTATTGTCCCAAATCTACAAAATACGTCATGTTAATGAAAATACTCTTATTTCTCCCTCGTCGTCTCCGGtgattattatattgtCATTTATGTAACACGCTGAGTTAACAGGGTCTCTGTATTACAACCGTTATTGGCTCGTATCGTTTAATATATGCTTTCAACTTACTTGTGTCCTTTTCCGACCCATTTTACCTTGTTTAAATCAACGTCGGTCACTGCGACAGTCCTATCGGCTGACGCCGACATTATTTCTACGGTTTAATCAACTCATTATCTTCACAATGACTCATTTACACCAATgtttatcaatattatcaattattaaGGTCATATCAACCTTCTTACCTGATCCGTTGCTTGAAAAGGTCGAGATTCTAACCGAGTTGGAATGTGTACTAGAGTTACTCCATTCTTTCACCAATTCATTCTTCAACGCATccaatttaaatctaaacattgtttttatcacaAACGCTTAGATATTATGTCGTTTACATTTCAATATCTCCGTTGATTGATCCGCAAGCCAGTAGGTCCCCCTCCGGGTGAAAGTTAAGGCAGTTGACGTAATGGTCGCTTTTATGATAGCATTGTGTCATATTAATATCAACGatcacacatatattacaatacACACTCGTATCCGGAcgtataaaatatgaataaacacattaatgCCATTTTAAATCTCCCTTGGGCAGGGTACCAACGGTACCGTCCTGAATATGAATTTAGTTTCTCGTAACTCATATACTCTATTTGTGtccattttatctattttgtGCTACAAGCTCTGCGTATCTCCTTGTTCGTAGTACTACTAAAGACACTTATACTCACCAATTTGCGGGCCATGCACGTTCCTATTGACTTCATTAGCTGTGTGGGATCATTTTCCTGTCCCAGCGACTTGAACCACACTTCAATTCTCACGACTGGGAACCTCGAGTTGAGCTTATCAACAAGTCTAACTCCGTTTATGTATTCACCTACGATAATTTCAGTTAATTATTCACTCATGCTGACAACAATATCTGCTTGCTCAAATAATCCTCACCCAGTGGTATTGTCGATCCTACGAGTCCCAGTATTATGTTATTCCAGTACTCATCCACTGTCAACTGCTGGACGTCCGAAGGTCTGAATCTGTAGTCGAAGTGGCCTCCTTCCTTGTTCAGGGGATCTTCCCACATTGGCTGTATTCCATCTCTACGCAATAATCAGATACTGCTATTCTCAGCATTTACTCTTTGTGATGATACCGGTTACTTATACATACATTGTATTACTGTTCCTACCTGAATATCATTATTGCGTCAACGAAGTGCTCAGATCCATCGGAGCATTCACGGGCTAGTCTCTTGTTCGTTGACAATTCACTCGGTTGCGGAATGTTGAACCACAGGTTCCAAAAGGCCTAAACATTATTAACACAACTTCCTTTTTACGCAATTTGTTAAAACACTTTTAATCACTATTCCTCGTTACACACAGAGCTGTTAATACAGggtgtgtgtatactaataatattaactgTCTATTAATCTAAATTCTGCCTATTCTATGTTACGTCACTATAATCTTCTGATATATACACCCGTAGTATTACTTAAGGTTATTTAATTCAGCTATTCCGCGTACCTGGACAGAATCGAAAGAAACCAAGGGCTTCGTGTGCTCCTTATAGTCCACGTTATTGTGGTTATGGTCTCCCATCTTAACTATCTGCTCCCATATAACCCATTTTGTCTTCAAAGATAGCGGCTTTTCCAAATTGATCGATGTCTAGGAATCATGTGCTGGTGAAATCTAGGGGTTCACGGCGTTGCTAATTAAACACAAGCGTAGCtacttaatatatattgcCGTACCGATTCAAATAATTCAGACAACTTTGTATGGTCCTCAgtatttttgttaaaagTCAAAAAGGGATACTTCTTAGTCCCATTAACGGAAACAGCCGTAGATTCCGCCATCATTAAAACTGTAAAGTTAAAAACTAGATTAATATCTTGAAAAAATTCAACGGAAACAgttataatacaaaaaatagttaaaaccAGTGAAAGGAATATATGTAAagatatttacaaatatacagGCAATACCGTCTAGggtgttaataaaaatcaGTATCAAGAGACGAATCGCGATTGATAGTTTGTTCTTTGCAATGTAATTAGcttacatttataaaactgGCTATATTATATGTAATACGTGTCGCTAAATTAGTTAGATTCCCCACACAGTagaagaataaataagaatgtAAACTTGAGATTTACaacaataaatacaacTGTCGTTAGGTGTATCTGAGATAATTTATTGGCCTTTGCGCCTTTTGTAGAATTTGACTGTCTGTTTGTGCACCTTTCTCTTTTTGGGTACGTCGTTTTCGAACCGAGTGAATCTGTCCTTTAATCCTTCTTCCAGTTTACTTTTGACATCATCTGATGCCATATCTAAAGGAAGCTCCCcctttttattgtatttttgtcTGGCTCCTAAAATTTTACTGTTAACACATGTGATTGACtttaatatcaaatattatcaAATTAGCACTATTCTCGTTCTTTTTTTaccaatttaatttatatttacctttatttATGAGAAATATAGCACACTCCACGTGTCCATTCGATATTGCAAAATGCaactaaatattattataaatctTTTATCAGCCTTTTCTTCGAGCGGTTATTAAGCtaacaaatacaatatttaataatatctGTGATTCTAAGCAGTGTGGGACTTACTGCAGTCATACAATTGTTTGTTTGTGTGTTGATTTTGATCCCGTGTTTGCACAACTAGAACACAGTCATTCGAGAGTTTAAAGTGTGAATATACTTCCTAGGAAGTTAAACGTACCAATTTAATAACTTCAAGGTGACCTTTCTGTGACGCGAAGTGTAAACACGTCATTCCGTTTTTTGCGTGAGATTGTACATTTGCGCCGTACTTAATGAGCAGTTTGGCGGCTTCTGCGTGCCCTAAAGAAGATTGAGGAATGTGTTCTGGAACCTTCGTAGCAGGCGAGGTGAAGAGGAGTCCTAAGAAAAGTTAACATATGTATTCAATGttcgtgtatattttagCGCCGCAATTTcaaatggataaaaacacaCCTGTCAAACGAATCTCTCTTATCTATGAATGAAGAGTCCAATTTGAAGCCGGCCTTCTCCAATTTTGCATCAGCGACGTCCTCGATAGAATCCTTCTGTTCTTCAGCAGTCTCCAGCAAACTCAAGTCTTCTACAGTTTTCCTGGGCTTCAGAAAGATATTATTCATGTTTTCGCGTCTGTTTAAGTTGTGTAGACCGGAATTGACGTGGTTCGAGCCGAACTGCAGCTCCCCCtcttcatcctcttcaGAGTCCACCTTCGGCCCTCTAGGCCTACTCTTGGTAGTTTTGGCTGTTTTTTCGGCCATTTTGCTGTTTTTTTTATGAAAGCCGTCCAATAGCTTCTCTAGAAGAACACAGTTGTTTGCTCTAGATAAGTTGTGTAAAGCGCTCATTTTTACTACAGGACTTATAGATtagtattttacaaatattaaaaggTACAGTAACATATGTTTCAAACAACGGAATAAACCCAAAGATTTAGTTCATTCCTAAATGTGAATCCACACAAAAGAGGTTCAAAGACATTGGGGAGTTCACCAGTCTGTAATTTCCGCCGTTTCTAGCAACCATTGTGCCAAACAAACTTTATTAGTGCGTTATACTATCGTAGTGTGTATTTGAGGCATTCAAGAGATTAACCTAGAAATCCTGGTGAAGTACGTCCAgctgcttcttcagctgGATATCCCATAACGACTTGTAGAATCccttcatcttcagcaggtcctcgtGTTTTCCCAGTTCGATGATTTCGCCCTTGAACAGGACTAGGATTAAATCTGAGTTGACGATTGTCGATAGTCTGTGGGCTATGGTCAGCGTGGTCTTCTTGTTGACCAGTGCTGctattgttttttgtatttgtgaTTCCGTTTTCGAATCCAGTGCGCTCGTGGCTTCGTCCAATACGATAACTGGTGGGTTTTTCAGGAAACATCTTGCAATGCTCATCctaaatgttatttatgttgCGAGTTTCTAGTATTTCTGTGCCTAAATAACTAGCTTTGCCTGAATCAATAACATTGGCAACCATAATGACTTTGGTAACCTTTTTGCCATAACTATCTATGCCACTCATAGCACCGGTATCGGCATACCATAAATATCTAAAAGCGTCTGCTATATACTTACCTCTGTTTCTCTCCTCCCGATAACTTAATTCCTCGTTCTCCCACCAATGTGTCCAGCTTGTCTGGGTACTCCATGACTCTGTCGTACAGCTCTGCCTTTTTCAGTGCTTCCCAGATCTCCTCGTCTGTTGCGTTTAACTTTGCGTACTTGACGTTGTTTCTTATTGAGTCGTGGAACAGTATTGTGTCCTGTGAGACTACTCCCATTATGCTCCTCAGGCTCTTCTGCTTATACtcctttatattctttCCGTTGATCAAGATTTGTCCCATAAGTGGGTCATACAGTCTTGACAGCAGTCTGAATATTGTCGTTTTTCCTGTTCCTGTGGGACCCACGATTGCTATTGACTTATTCGCTTCAAGTTTAAAGTTAatgttcttcagcacgAGTGAGTCCATTGGGCATCCTGTGGTACTATATGAGAACGACACGTTGTTGAACTCTATGAGCGGGTCATTGACTTCAGTTAGATTAACTTCCGTTGCCTCTTCGTGGTCAACGACAGTACTCTGAACAATTGATTAGAAACATTGATTTGTTATGTACTGGATGCATAACAATCGTTTAAGATGGGTAACTAGCGGCCGTAGTCACTAGATTACAATAACTACTCTAACTGCTTCTACCTAATTCACTTTCTTACCTTCATCTTGAGCAGAGATGCTGCGTCGTAGAGTCCTACCATGGACTTAACTATTGAGCCGTAGATTGTTCCTAGAATGTGTAGTGGTCTGAAAATTCTGAACAGATACGTCTGTATGACCATAAACGTTCCGAGACTCGCGTTGCCCTTTAAGATCTGCAGAATTCCCACTACGAAACACAGGAAGGTTGTCACTTGTCTTATCAACTCCTGCCCTACGTTGATTATTGACAGGCTGTTGAGCACTCTCAGGTTAAACAGCTCATACAGGTACACTGCCTTTCcgtacttcttcagctcaAAGTCTTCGTTTCCGAACAGCTTCACTGCCTCGAAGTTATTCACTGAGTCGTTTGCAACTGAGTGCATTTCGTTATCCTTCTGCGCCTGATCTTCTCTGGTCTTCAGCCTCCAGTTCGTAACGAGCACTGTGAACACAAAGTATACAATCAGTCCTATATAAGCGTTATTTTTTGTCGATTCCATGACTTTACCATCGCCGCGGTTAAACattgtaatatttttcataagCCAATTCTTATTAACTGTAAAGCTACGATACTTAAGATAACAGTAACACTCATTTTATGAACACTCACCTACTAAGAGTATAATACCCAGCAAGTAGTTTTTGTATACAGTAAAGAATACGATAATCACCACTATTGACTCCAAAATGGTTGGAACCAGTGTTATAACAGCGAATTGTGAGAGTTCACGCATACTTTCACAGCCACGGTAGATTGCTCTTATTGTCTGGCCGGTCTTCGCACTTGTGAACCAATGATAGTTCATGTGATGGACGTGTTCGAATAAACGGAGTGACAAGTCATT is a window of Theileria orientalis strain Shintoku DNA, chromosome 2, complete genome DNA encoding:
- a CDS encoding small nuclear ribonucleoprotein, producing the protein MSTKTKQESSSMEVDNRDSPSGPLSILEECVRENCQVLINCRNNRKILARVKAFDRHFNMILTDVREMWTVKSKGNKKKMETKDRFITRLFLRGDSVIVVLKNPK
- a CDS encoding uncharacterized protein (WD40 repeat-like domain containing protein) gives rise to the protein MTQCYHKSDHYVNCLNFHPEGDLLACGSINGDIEIFKLDALKNELVKEWSNSSTHSNSVRISTFSSNGSEIMSASADRTVAVTDVDLNKVKWVGKGHKDPVNSACYINDNIIITGDDEGEIRIWDNRIKSKAVSIIKEFEDCITDLLVKDNEFLVTSGDQIGCFDAKKYKMKAISDNTEHEFLTMSLVKEGKKVLCGSATGSICLFSYGYWGDFNDIIPVNKDTVNKIVKLNEDVVCTCGDDGEVYVVEVLPNRVIGKLRDFKGSNDVKSTDSIAINSTQTLLAFLVNFEYIHLMDTSEVEKLLGNEEVNFFDAI
- a CDS encoding initiation factor 4E; protein product: MMAESTAVSVNGTKKYPFLTFNKNTEDHTKLSELFESTSINLEKPLSLKTKWVIWEQIVKMGDHNHNNVDYKEHTKPLVSFDSVQAFWNLWFNIPQPSELSTNKRLARECSDGSEHFVDAIMIFRDGIQPMWEDPLNKEGGHFDYRFRPSDVQQLTVDEYWNNIILGLVGSTIPLGEYINGVRLVDKLNSRFPVVRIEVWFKSLGQENDPTQLMKSIGTCMARKLVSISVFSSTTNKEIRRACSTK
- a CDS encoding serine/threonine-protein kinase ripk4, which translates into the protein MVARNGGNYRLVNSPMSLNLFLKMSALHNLSRANNCVLLEKLLDGFHKKNSKMAEKTAKTTKSRPRGPKVDSEEDEEGELQFGSNHVNSGLHNLNRRENMNNIFLKPRKTVEDLSLLETAEEQKDSIEDVADAKLEKAGFKLDSSFIDKRDSFDRTPLHLACYEGHAEAAKLLIKYGANVQSHAKNGMTCLHFASQKGHLEVIKLLHFAISNGHVECAIFLINKGARQKYNKKGELPLDMASDDVKSKLEEGLKDRFTRFENDVPKKRKVHKQTVKFYKRRKGQ
- a CDS encoding ABC transporter; translation: MGQCVMGYSRNRSASNHSLTIEEIREKPTKKEIYSLLMPLFWPSKCTSRPYIFLRVLIIVSLFSLLIGKALAIFAPMLIGWCITELGAQNMKKSLLYLTGYVLLIFASVCFDELRNFTYRYVQYIGINDLSLRLFEHVHHMNYHWFTSAKTGQTIRAIYRGCESMRELSQFAVITLVPTILESIVVIIVFFTVYKNYLLGIILLVGLIVYFVFTVLVTNWRLKTREDQAQKDNEMHSVANDSVNNFEAVKLFGNEDFELKKYGKAVYLYELFNLRVLNSLSIINVGQELIRQVTTFLCFVVGILQILKGNASLGTFMVIQTYLFRIFRPLHILGTIYGSIVKSMVGLYDAASLLKMKSTVVDHEEATEVNLTEVNDPLIEFNNVSFSYSTTGCPMDSLVLKNINFKLEANKSIAIVGPTGTGKTTIFRLLSRLYDPLMGQILINGKNIKEYKQKSLRSIMGVVSQDTILFHDSIRNNVKYAKLNATDEEIWEALKKAELYDRVMEYPDKLDTLVGERGIKLSGGEKQRMSIARCFLKNPPVIVLDEATSALDSKTESQIQKTIAALVNKKTTLTIAHRLSTIVNSDLILVLFKGEIIELGKHEDLLKMKGFYKSLWDIQLKKQLDVLHQDF